The candidate division KSB1 bacterium genomic interval CGACGTCAACGCTCCTTTGCAGGATCGATTTGCCGAGAGCATTCTGCTGACTTTAATCGAAGAGGGACCCAAAGCGCTGCTGGAGCCGCTGAATTATGACGTCCGCGCCAATGTGATGTGGGCGGCAACCCTGGCGCTCAACACCCTGATCGGCAAGGGCGTGCCGCAGGACTGGACCACTCATCAGATCGGTCACGAACTGACGGCATTGCACGGCATCGATCATGCGCGCACTTTGGCGATCATACTGCCCGCCGTCATGAAGCATCAGCGCCGATATAAAGCCGATAAAATCATTCAGTACGGCAGGCGCGTCTGGGGCATTCAAGAAGGCGATCGTGAAAAAGCAATTGATCTGGCGATCGAAAAGACGGTTGATTTCTTTCGCCGCATGGGAGTGCCTACTTCGCTAAGCGACGTATCCTTGACGCCTCAGGACGTTCAGAAAGCCGTCGAAGCGCACGCCAGACGCGGCAGCCGTCTGGGTGAGCATCGGCATATCGGCGCAAAAGAGATCGCCGAAATTCTGCAATTGGCCGCCTAGTTTTTCGTTCGAAAGCGCAGCAGCGGGTTCCCTGTCGGTCTGATCGGCAAGGGAACCCGTTTTTTATCTAAAACGCCGATATTGCCCAAACTTACGGCTGATTTTCGTTCGAGACCGACTTTGGTCGCGGGAACCTCTCTTTGGCGACGTGCTTGGTAGGCGCATTTCCGTGAACAACCGGATATAGAGTCACGATCAGGCTCGAGTACAGGATCTCATTCTTGGTTTCTTTGGTCGTAAACTGCAGAACTTTTTCAAAACGTTCATAAGAGCCGTCTGCCTGAAATCTGAAATTCTCGGGATCCCATTGCCGGCCGGTTGCAAACCAAAGCAAATAAGCGCCGTTCGGAATGCCTTGCAATTGGTAATCCTCGCCCTTACGGATATACACCGAAAAAAGCATCGTCGTATCGGGCAGCGTCAACACGGCGACAGCGTCTTTGTCGCCCAACTTGTTTTGAATCAAAAGTTCACCCAAGCCGTCGCGCTGCAGGCATGAGAAAAAGACATCCCCTGTGGCAAACGTTTGCTCTTGAAGCGCAAAAACTTCTCGGCTCAAGGCCGAAAGCCAAAGCAAACACACAAAAATGCACCTTTGCATGATGCCTCCCTCGCAGAATAAAACCCCGCAAATTTCAACAGTTTTAACCTGGCTCATTTTACGAATAATTTTATCCGCTTTTGCTGTCGAAAAATTCCATTTTTTACCATCTCCAGCCCATCCTCTTCAATAAAAATTAAGAAATCGTAAACCAACTCCAACTTTTGCTTGGCTTTTTCCCTCGGCGTGGCTATTTTTTTCTGAATCTATAGCATAGGTTGGGGATTGCAGCATGAATAGGCGCATGCTCTTTTTTCTTGCCTTCCTTGGAGGAGCAACCCTCATGTGCAACGAAAAGAAAAACATCGAGCCCTCGACGCGCCAAGGGGTCGTTGTTACGAAAATCACCTACAGCGGTTGGCCGGAATCCTACGAGCTGCGCAACGCGCAAGTCAAAGTGATTGTGGTTCCTGGAATCGGCCGCATCATGCATTACGGCTTTCGCAACGGCCCGAATATTTTGTGGACCAATCCGCAATATTCGGGCATTACGCTGCCGTCGGGACAGCCGTATCGCGAAAACGGCGCCTTGGCCTGGGCCAATTTCGGCGGCGACAAGGTGTGGCCGACCGAGCAGAGCAAGTTTCCCGAGATCAACGGCTACGCCTGGCCGCCGGACCACTGGTTCGACGGCGGCAGATACGACGCGGAAGAAATCCCCGACGGCGTGCGCATCATCAGCGGCGTCAGCGATTTTTGCGGCGCGCGCTGCATCCGCGAGATCACCCTGGCGGACAGCGGCACTGATCTGAGCATTCGGCAGACCATCCGTAAAGAAAAACGCGCCCGCAAAGCTTCGGTCGAACCGATCGAATTTACGATTTGGAACGTCACCCAGATTCGCAGTCCTCTCGCCGCCCTGTTCAATCTCAATCCCAACAGCTCGTTGCCGGACGGCATCCGGTTCTGGAGCGACGAAGCGCGCGCCCAGTTTTACCGACGCGGCTCGGTCGGCGTTTTTAAGCCGTCGCCGACCGTCTCGCAAAAAGCCGGCGCCGACTCGGACTATTGGCTGGCCGCCATCGTCGACAACGTTGTCATCGCCGAGTTCTTTCGGCGGCAGCCTGGCGTCCATCCGGACGGCGACTTGAGCGCCGAAGTCTACACCTCACCGCAATACACCGAGCTGGAACTGCTCAGCCCGCTGACCAAGCTGTCGATCGGCCAAGAGATTCACCACGACATCGTCTGGCGCCTGTATGCTCTGCCGAGCTCAGCGCGGACTGTGGAGGAAAAGATAGAGGTGGCGGCGGGGTGGTTGAGGAGCTTTGAATAAAAGAGATGACATTACATACTATGATAGTAACTCCTCATTATTTGTGATTGGTCCTTAACCTTTTTGGGAATAAGAGATAGTAAAAATAGAAGCCTCCGCAAAGGCTTGTTTGTGAAAATTGATAACTTAATTGACGCTATTCGTAACCATCGTGTCCGTATTACAGATCATGCTGATGAAGAGGCTCAGGCAGACGGATTGTCATTTGAAGAAATCTTTATCAGCGTATTGCGCGGCGAGATTATAGAACACTATGATAATGATAAGCCCTATCCAAGTTGTTTGGTATATGGGATGAACTTTTCCGGTGATGCGATTCACAGTGTATGGGCCTTTAATCCAGCAAATCAGTGGGCGGTTTTAATCACCGTCTATAGACCTGATCCCGATCGATGGATTGACGGCAGAGTGAGGAGAAAGAAATGAAACCATTTGAAAAGTGCCCCGTTTGCGGCGGCGAACTTGTGGAGAAAGAGGTAGAGAAATTACTAAAAGGAGGCAGGCACACGGCGGTAATCCGCGTACATGCTGAAGTATGCCTACAATGCGGTGAAAGACTATACGACGATGAAACAGTCCAGCGTTTTGAGCAAATTCGACAAAAACTGGAACGAGACCAAGTTGAAAAATTCGAACCGATCGGGCAGACGTTTCAGGTTTCTTGAATGAGCTATTGTAAGGTGGATTCAAGTTATAAGTGCAACAGATGAATTAAGGAACAGTTCGGCCGGAGTTTTATAGTCAAGACATTTTCTTTGCATACTATTTAAGCTGAATGATTTTGATCAATTCTTTGTCATTAACTCCAAAACTGCTTTTTCAGCATGTACCGGCGGATCAGGCCGTAGGATTTTTCGTTGAATCAGCGTTCCCATGCACTGTAGGGATAAGGGAAGGGAAAATCGGCGTCGACCAGTCGGGCGATTTAGTGATGTTCCAATAAACGATCGGGTTCGAAAAACATGGTCTAAGTTACGAGCATCTTGCGCTTTGAGTTTTGCCTGCGAAAATAAGGATATCGAAAATGACAAATTTGATCGAAAAATTTCAATATCCTTTGCACAAGCTCTTTCGATTCGACTGCGCCGACCTGGACTTTGGCATCTACCGCATCATGAATTACAAGCGGCAGGTGATCGAGAAGTGGATTACCGAAGACCTGCCCCGAACCGTTTCCGATGAATTGCGTCGCGATGCGCCGGCCGAGCAGGCAGCCGAGGGTTGGTTCCAACTCATGCGCCTTATCAAGCGCGTGGGTGGGCACATCATTAATTTCCTGGCGCAGATCGAAGACTTTCAGAAGATGCTCTGGGAGAAGAAGAAATCGGAGAAAAGCGGACGAAATGTCCGTGATCCTGGGAACGCGGACGTCCCGTCCGCAGTTTCGTCCGCAGAGCACAAAGGCCGGCACTCGCGCGGCTACCTGCCCCATTTCGACGCCGGAAACATCTTCCAATTCATCACCTTTCGCTTGCATGACTCTGTTCCCGCCTCCGTCATCGAGCAATGGAAACAGGAACTGCATTGGCGCGAGGGCCTGGCTGCCGACTCAAAAGAAACCGTGGAACTGCGTAAGCGCATTGAGCAGTATGCCGATAGCGGTAGAGGCGCTTGCTACCTGCGCAATGAACGCATTGCCCGTCTGGTTCAGGACGCCCTGAAATATTTTGATGGAGAGCGGTACCGCCTCATTGCCTGGTGCATCATGCCCAATCACGTCCACGTGTTGATTGAAGTGATGGACGTATCGCTTTCCAAGATCTTGCAAAGCTGGAAGTCCTACACGGCGCATGAGGCAAACAAACTGCTGGGTCGAAGCGGGGCGTTTTGGGGGCCGGATTATTTTGATCGTTATATTCGCGACGAAAAACATTTCCAGGCTACTGTTAAGTACATTCTGCAAAACCCAGTCAAGGCCAGGCTGGTTGACAGACCTGAACAATGGCCTTGGGCTGGGTACGTCGGCCTATCCGGAAATACCGGGAACGCAGAGATCTCAAGATCTCATCTGTACCATCTGCATCGTCTGCACAAAAAAGCGGAAACGTAAGCGGACGGGACGTCCGCGATCCCAGGGATTCCTTAACAAGGTGAGAAAATGACCAGACGTCAACTCTTTGGGCGATTAGGGGCGGCAGGTACGGCGGCTTTGCTGGGCCGCCGAGCCTTCGCTGCTGCCGCTGAAATTCCGGAGCGCCGCGGCCTGCCGGAGCTGAAAATCACGGATGTCAAAGCGATCACCACTGCGCCGAGCGGCATCCGCCTGACGGTCGTCAAGGTCGAGACCAGCGAACCCGGCCTCTACGGCCTCGGCTGCGCCACGTTCAATCAACGCACCCTGCCGGTGGCCGTGGCCGTCGATCAATACCTCAAGCCGTTCGCCGTCGGCCGCAGCGCCGACAACATCGAGGACCTCTGGCAGAACGCCTACACCAGCTCCTACTGGCGCAACGGTCCGGTGCTCAACAACGCCCTCAGCGGCCTCGACCAGGCGCTGTGGGACATCAAGGGCAAGCGAGCCGGCATGCCGGTCTATCAGCTCCTCGGCGGCAAATGCCGCTTTGCCGTCGACACCTATGCCCACTGCAACGGCCGCGATTTCAAAGAGCTCGAAGAGGACGTCAAGCGCAAAATGGCCGAGGGCTATCGCCATGTGCGCATTCAGCTGGGCGGCTACGGCGCCGCGCACCTGTCCAAGCCGCCGGATTTTCGCGACGCCGGTTTCGGCGATCCGCGCGACGGCCACATGGACGTTTACCCCTACATCGCCTCCACCGTAAAAATGTTCGAACACATCCGCAAAACCTGCGGCGACGAGATCGAGCTCCTCCACGATATCCACGAAAGAATCCCGCCCATCGACGCAATCAACCTCTGCAAACAGCTGGAAGAGTACCGACCGTTCTTCATCGAGGATCCTTTTCCGCCCGAGGCCAACGCCTGGTTTAAGCAGCTGCGCGCGCAGACCAGCGTGCCCATCGCCATGGGCGAGCTGTTCAACAATCCCCACGAATGGATCGATCTAATCGTTAATCGCTGCATCGACTTTATCCGCGTCCATATCTCGCAGATCGGCGGTCTAACGCCCGCACGCAAACTTGCGGCCCTGGCCGAAGCCTTTCAGGTGCGCACCGCCTGGCACGGCCCGGGCGACGTCTCGCCGGTCGGGCACGCCGCCAACATTCACCTCGATCTGGCGGTGCCCAATTTCGGCATTCAGGAAAGAGTGCTGTTCGACGAACGCACGCAGGAGGTTTTTCCCGGCTGTCCTTATGTGAAAAATGGTTATCTCTACGTCAACGAAGCGCCGGGCTGGGGCGTGGACATCAACGAGGCGGCGGCCGCCAAATATCCGTTGCCCGAGCATCCCGGCTACTGGAACCCGATCCGCCGTCGCGACGGCACGGCAGTGCGGCCATGAGATTGGGCAAGTATTCCATCGGCATCGGTGACCGCTTCGGCCTTGAAGGCGAGGCGCAGCTGGCCGCCCTGCAGCAGGCGCTCGCTTTGGGCGTCGAAATCATACCGGTGTGGAACAAATCCTTTCGCGAGCACTCGATCATCGGCAGCACGCCCGAACAAACGCGCCGCGCCGCCGACGCCGCCGTTCATGCGCGCAAATGGGCTCTCCCCTATTTCGTCGACGCCGATCATGTCGGCTTGAAAACCGTTGATCTGTTTATCGACGCGTGCGACTTTATTACTCTCGACGTCGCGGATTTCATCGGCAAACCCGCAGCAAAAGAGACGGTCGAGTCATTTGTCACCGCGCAGCGAAAACGGATCGGCAAAGTAAGCATGCCCGAATTCGACATTGTCCTTGATCTGAGCGAAGAAAGGCTGCGTGCCGCGGCGGCCAAATATCTTTGCGCCGTGCAGGAGGCCGGACGCATTTACCGCCGCATCGCCGAGCGCAAGCGCGGCGAATTCGTCATTGAGGTGTCGATGGACGAGACCGAGACGCCGCAAACGCCCGAGGAGCTGCTGGTCATCCTCGCGGCCATAGCCGAGGAAGACATTCCGGTGCAGACGATCGCCCCCAAGTTTTGCGGCAGCTTTTATAAAGGCATCGATTACGTCGGCAACGCGTTACAATTTGCTTACGAATTTGCCGCTTCGGCAGCGGCGGTGCATTATGCCGCGCATCATTATAATTTACCGGACAATTTGAAATTGAGCGTGCATTCGGGCAGCGACAAGTTTTCGCTCTATCCGCATATTCATCGCGTGTTAAAAAAGTTCAATGTCGGACTCCATCTCAAAACCGCCGGAACCACCTGGCTCGAGGAGCTGATCGGCCTGACGACCACGCCCAAGGGCTTGCGGATCGTGAAATCAATCTACAACGCCGCCCTCGAACGGTTCGATGAACTGATCCGGCCCTATGCCGCGGTGGTGAACATCGACCGGAGACGATTGCCGAACCCCGCCGAGGTCAGCAGCTGGGACGGCAGACAGTTTGCCGAGGCGCTCCGCCACGATCCGCACTGTCCGCACTTCAATCCGCACTTGCGGCAACTGCTGCACGTCAGTTTCAAAATCGCCGCCGAGCTGGGCGCCGACTTTATCACCGCGATCGAGGAGCATCGTGAGATCATTCACGAAAAGGTAAAATACAACCTGTTCGAGCGGCACATTAAACCGCTGTTTATAGACTGACAGCGGATAAACTGCCGCTGCCGATCATCTTGAAAGGAGGCTGTATGTGTTGCGGATGTCATGCGAGCGGCATCAACCGCCGTGAATTTTTAGGCGTCGGCGCGCTCGGACTGGCGGGCGCCGCATTGTCTTTTGCCGACAGCCAGCCGGTTGCCGCCTGGGATCCCGAGAAGCCGATGCTTCGCACCGGTAAACCGCTGACGGTGCAGCCGATGTTGGCGTATGAAATTCCTCAGCGCCGGCCGCAAACCTCGTGGCGCAATTGGGGCGGCATCCAGACCGAAGAACAAGTTGCCGCCGAGATGATAAGAATCGACCGAGAGCTTAAGGAGATGCAGAAAAAGGCGGATTTTGCCCTGATCGTCAAGCCGGTCGTCAAGGTGAAATCTGCAGAACAGGCGGCGCAGATCGTCAGCGCCGGCGGCTTTGATGTGCCCTTGGTCTATGCCGCAGGCGGCTGGACGAACATCCTCGAAACCTGCTGCACCGACAAGACCGACAATCTCATCTTTCTGCGCCATCGCTCCGGTCCGGTCTATCTGTGGTACGAGATCCTCCACAACCGCTTCCTGCGCAAGGGCGGCGACGGCTTTGATCTCGACCAGTTTCGCTATCCCGGCGGCATGACCGTGGACGACGTTGTTGTAGATGATTACAACGAATTATTGATCAAGCTGCGGGCGATCTACAGTGTGCACAATTTCCTGGGTCGGCGAATCGTTGCCCTGGGCGGCGCTTCGGGCTGGTGTAATGACGACGCGCCTCAAATTGCCCGCGAAAAGTTCAAGCTCGATATCGTCACCGTCGGGTATGACGATTTGGCGGTGCGCATCAAAAAAGCGCGCGCTGATCGCAGCCGCCTGCAAGCGGCGGAGTATGCGGCTGCGCAATACCTGGCCCTTCCGGAGACCGAGCTGAACACCGACCGAACGTTCGTGGTCAACGCCTTTTTGCTGCTGGATGTCATCAAAGGTTATTTGGAGGAGTATCAGGCCAAAGTTTTCACCATTATGGACTGCATGAGCGCAGTCATGCCGATTTCGGAAACCACCGCCTGCCTCACCCTGAGCCTGTTAAACGATGAAGGGCTGCTTGCCTTTTGCGAGTCAGACTTTAACGCCGTTCCCGCAGGCATTCTTTTGCATTACATTGCCGGTAAACCAGTCTTTTTTAACGATCCTACTTTTCCGCATCACGGCATGGTCACCTGTGCGCACTGCACGGCGCCGCGCCGTATGGACGGTCTCCGTTATGCCCGCGCCAAAGTGGTCACCCACTTTGAATCCGATTACGGCGCCGCGCCCAAGGTCGAGCTGCCGCTCGGCACGCCGGTCACCATGGTTTGTCCCGACGGCGCACAGAAAAAGTGGATCGGTTTTACCGGCTCGGTCATCGACAATCCGTTTCTCGACATTTGCCGCTCGCAGTTCGACATTAAAATCGACGGCGATTGGAAAAAGCTGCTTCGCGATCACCGCGGCTTCCACTGGCTCATGGCCGTAGGCGATTATTCCCAAGAATTGACTTTTGCCTGCCGAAAAATCGGCGTGGCGTGGGAAAATGTTTCACAGCCGACGGTTTGAGGCGCGATTTTGGGATAACATCAATATGAGGAAAAAATTATGAGAACATTGACATCGCTCGTTATGCTGATTTTGCTGATCGGCGCGGTCTCGGCGCAGCAGGCTGCCGGCGGCAAACTGAGCGTCATTGTCTTCGGCGCCCACCCGGATGACTGCGAGCTCAAAGTCGGCGGCATAGCGGCGCGTTGGGCTGCCGCCGGCCACCGCGTCAAGTTCGTCTCGGTGACCAACGGCGACATCGGCCACGCGACGCAGGCGGGCGGACCGTTGGCGCGGCGGCGAACCGCCGAAGTCAAAAAAGCGGCTGAAATCCTGGGGATCGAAAGCGAGGTGCTCGACATTCATGACGGCGAGCTGATGCCGACGCTGGAAAACCGCCGCGAGTTCGTGCGCCTCATTCGCGAATGGCAGGCCGACATCGTCATCGGCCATCGTCCGAACGACTATCATCCGGATCATCGTTATGTCGGCGTGCTCATGCAGGACGCCGCCTTTATGGTCACCGTGGCGCACTTTGAACCGCTGACGCCGCAACTGGCAAGAAACCCTATCTTCTTGTACATGTCGGACAACTTTCAAAAGCCGAACCCATTTGAACCCGACATTGTTGTTGCTGTTGACGATGTGTTCGAGCAAAAAGTCCAAGCCGTCTGGCAGCTCGAATCGCAGATCGAGAGCCTCTGGGCGACCGGCAATTTCGAAAAGGTGGTGCCGATTCCGACCGATCCTGACGGTCGGGCTGCGCGCTTTAAATGGCTGTTCGAGCGGCAGGCCGGCCGGGACGGCGGCATTGCAAACAAGTATCGCGACAAACTGATCGAACTTTACGGGCCCGAAGCGGGCGCCAGGATCAAATATGCAGAGGCGTTCGAGCTGTGCGAATACGGCCGGCAGCCGAGCCGCGAGGAACTGAAATCATTGTTTATGATTAAAACGCCTTGAAAGACGGGTGCGAATCATTTTAAGATGAATAATAAAGTCAATGCTTACCGAATAAGGAGCAAGGCCCCGATGAGCAAAGCCATTGATCCCGACGAACGCATTCGTAACATGACCTTCAGCTCAATATACCCTTACTACCTGGCGAAAATCGAAAAGAAGGGTCGAAGCAAGGAAGAGCTGCATCAGGTAATCGGATGGCTGACGGGTTTCAGCGAAGAGGACATCCATAGGCATATTCGGGAAAATTCGACCTTTGAAACCTTTTTTGCGCAGGCGAGGCTGAACCCGGCCGCTCATTTGATCACCGGTGTCGTATGCGGCTGTCGGGTCGAAGAGATAGCAAATCCGTTGACTCGGCAGGTTCGGTATTTGGACAAGCTGGTGGACGAACTGGCCAAAGGCCGCAAAATGGAAAAAATACTGCGCAAGGATTAGGCGGATTCGCCCTGCTTTTTCTAATGTCGTCCGTCGCTTTGGTTCCATAGCCGGATCAGACTCAGGTCGTCCTATGAAAACATACAACTTTGCAGTTCCTGATGACAAAACCGTTTCCAATCAACATGAAGGCGGCCTGAATTCGTAGAAACCTGATTCATCAAACCCAGTCAGCGGCAGATTTTGCCGCAGGGCAAGGGAAAGCTTATGTCACAAAAAGCCGCTTTGCAGGAATTATTGCCGTTTATCCGCATCTTGATTCTCGATCAGGATGCGGCAGGCGCCGAAAAGGCCAAACTCTTTTTAACGGCAAAAGGATTCCCTCATGTCGAATGCAGCCGTTCTGTCGCAGAAGCTTGGGAGCGCCTCGCGACTTATGACATCCTGATTCTCGATCCTTGGCAGATTGATACTGCCTTGTCCGCTCCGGATTTTCTCCAGTCAGTCGTCGAGGCATACGGCGATGATCAGGACATCATCCTATGGACAGATCGCCCCGTCCATCCGCTCGAGGTCGAAGCAAAATTTGGGGTGATCACTTTGGCAAAATCTCTATCGCTCGATGTTCTGTTGTCTTGGATTCGCCACAGCGCCAAACGGATCTGGTTGGAAAGGATCATCGACAACATTCCGGACGAATTGATCCTTATCGACCCGCGGCCGGAGACATTCGGCCGCATCCATTTTGCCAACAAAGCCAAGCGCGAGCGCTTTGAACAGGGCAAGCCGCTGCTGTACGATTATTGCTGGAGACGATTCGAGCGTCAAAATGAAGGCGATCGCCCTTGCGAAAGATGCATATCGAGGAATACGCTAAAAGAAAAGCATAGCGTGCGGACGTTCTGGGACTATACGGACTGGCAGGGACGAAAAGAGAGCGTCGATCTGCACGCCGTGCCGATCAGCGACCGAACGGGTGAAATTCGCGGCATCATCGAGACCTGTCGCGACCGTACGCAGCTGCACATTGCCCAGCAGTACATCCAGCGCATCGAGGCAGCCCATGCCTGGAACGCCAGACTCGACCTGTTTTTAGAGGGTTTTCAAGAGCTGGGTTATCCGCAGGCGCGCTTTTATCGGCGTATCAACAAAAACGGCCGTGACGTGTTTCAAGGCATCCGTCAGGTCGGCATGCAAATCCCCTTTGACATTACCCGATTCGAGATCGACGCCGAAACGGATATGCCGACCCAAATTTTGCTTAATGAGCGATTTCCGGTACTTTTTGTGATCAAGCCGAATACCGGTTATGTATGGGAGGCCTCAAAGGTCTACGCTCATCTCTATCGCGTTGATGAGCGTTTAGTGCCGTACAATGATATTTTTAAGAAAAAGCGCTGGGTAGAGATCCCGGTGACTGCCAACGGTGAACTCTTTGCCAAGGTTTCGGCTGATCCGGTATATAACACCCGTTATATTTCGAATTATGAATTGGAAGTGCTTTCCTACTACGCTTCCTGGGCAGGGCAGGCGCTGGCTAACGTCGAACGGCAGGAAAAATTGCGCCTGACTTCAGAGACCAACGAGCTCATCATTCAGATCAATCAGCAGATTTCAAAGCGTCCGGTGCATCGCGGCTGGCTCTTTCGTTCTTTAGAGCGTGTATGTGACGTTCTGCACGCTTCGAGCTGCAGCATCTTTCTGCTCGAGGGTGAGGGAGCGAACCGCCGTCTGGTGCGCAAGAGCAACTTTGTCAGGGATCGGTACGGCAGAAACGTCGAAAAAAAGATCGGACCCGAAAGCTACAAAATCGGCCAATTTTTAGTCGGCAACGTGTTCAAATCCGGCAGAAACCTGATCGAAAATAATCTGATCGGTTTGGCGGAAAGATGCCGCAGTCATTCGCCGAAACAGATGAATCTGGCTGCTTATGATGAATTTTGCCGACACATCGGCGAGCCGGTACGCAACGCCCTGTTCGTCGTCCTTCGCTCCGAAGGCCGCAAGATCGGCGTGATTCGCGTCATCAATAAAAAACAGAGCGATATTTACGGCAATCGAGATTTTACCGCCGACGATCTGAAAGCCTTGGAGGCATTAGCGGGACAAATAGCTCTGGCCTACGACACGTTCAACATGGTCAAAAACCTCCGCGAATCGCAAAGGCTGAAAGAGTTCATTGCCGCCGAGTATGCCCATACGATGAAAAATCTCCTGCAGCCGATCGTCACCTTGTCCGGGTTGCTCGAAAGAGATCCGGGCGACAAGGAGCTCTGGGAGCTGATGGCTAACGAGATCGCACGCATGAAAACGACGATCAACACTATGCTGAACCTCGCACAGGCCGAGAGCGCCGAGCTGCAGATCAAAAAAACAGCCGTCTCTCCTGCCGACCTGCTGCACAGAGTCGTCAAACCGTACATCATTTTGGCGGCTGATAAAAACATGGAGATCAGATTGTCGATTTCCCAAAACCTGCCTATATTAGAAATGGATGAGATGCTGATTTACGACGCCGTAGCCAACTTGCTGGACAACGCCGTAAAATACGGAGACCCGGACAAACCGATCCTTCTTTCAGCCCGTTTGTCTAGATTTTTCCTGCTGATCAGCGTTGCTGATTATGGGCCGCAGATTCCCAAAGAAGAGCGACAGCTCATTTTCGAAAAATATTACACCGGCAAAGGCTTTGCCGACACCATCAAACAGATCGGTTTGGGACTAACCTACGTCAAAACGGTTGCCGAGGCGCACGGCGGCAAAGTCTATGTCGATCCGCATTTCAAGCAAGGCGCCAAAATTGTCATGAAACTGCCGCTGCAAAAAGCAGAGGAGGTAGAATGAAACGAGTTTTGATCATCGAAGATGAAGTCGTGATCCGCATCGGCTTTGAAAAGCTGCTCAAGAAAAGAAGCTGCATCATCGATAAGGTTCGAAGCTTTCAGGAGGCTCTCATCGCCCTCGACAACTTTAGCTACGATCTCATCTTGCTGGATCTGGTCATCCCTCCCTACGAAAAAGAAAGCGGATTTAACATCATTAAAAAACTCAAAGAAAAGAAACTGAACCAGGCAACGCCGATCGTCATCATTTCGGGCAAGAAATCGGAAGAAGAAATCAAAAAGCGGATTCATGAAGACGACAACGTCGTGGACGTGCTCATCAAGCCGGTGCAGAACGACAAGCTTTTGGAGGCCGTGGAAAAAGTTTTGGGCCCCTGCACGGCGTAAGCTTATCCGTCGACAATACGTTAAAGACTGCAGAGGATACTCATTCAAATCCTTGAGGCATAAAATGGCAAAATTTCTCTCTTCCCTCACAATTTTGGCGCTGTTGGGAACCTCGATTACGGCGACTACCGTTAACCCCCGCTTCCTTAAAGAGCAATGGGAAGCATCATGGATCAGTCATCCGACAGCCGACCTGAATCAATACGGCGTTTATCATTTTCGCAAGACCTTTAGTTTGGACAAAATACCTGATCGCTTTATCGTTCACCTATCGGCCGACAACCGCTATCGGCTTTTTGTCAACGGCCGCTCGGTCTGCACCGGACCGGAGCGGTGGGACCTTGCGCACTGGCGCTTCGAGAGCGTCGACCTTACCCCTTATCTTTCCCAAGGAAAGAATGTGTTGGCCGCG includes:
- a CDS encoding response regulator; protein product: MKRVLIIEDEVVIRIGFEKLLKKRSCIIDKVRSFQEALIALDNFSYDLILLDLVIPPYEKESGFNIIKKLKEKKLNQATPIVIISGKKSEEEIKKRIHEDDNVVDVLIKPVQNDKLLEAVEKVLGPCTA
- a CDS encoding PIG-L family deacetylase is translated as MRTLTSLVMLILLIGAVSAQQAAGGKLSVIVFGAHPDDCELKVGGIAARWAAAGHRVKFVSVTNGDIGHATQAGGPLARRRTAEVKKAAEILGIESEVLDIHDGELMPTLENRREFVRLIREWQADIVIGHRPNDYHPDHRYVGVLMQDAAFMVTVAHFEPLTPQLARNPIFLYMSDNFQKPNPFEPDIVVAVDDVFEQKVQAVWQLESQIESLWATGNFEKVVPIPTDPDGRAARFKWLFERQAGRDGGIANKYRDKLIELYGPEAGARIKYAEAFELCEYGRQPSREELKSLFMIKTP
- a CDS encoding DUF2200 domain-containing protein, coding for MSKAIDPDERIRNMTFSSIYPYYLAKIEKKGRSKEELHQVIGWLTGFSEEDIHRHIRENSTFETFFAQARLNPAAHLITGVVCGCRVEEIANPLTRQVRYLDKLVDELAKGRKMEKILRKD
- a CDS encoding ATP-binding protein, translating into MSQKAALQELLPFIRILILDQDAAGAEKAKLFLTAKGFPHVECSRSVAEAWERLATYDILILDPWQIDTALSAPDFLQSVVEAYGDDQDIILWTDRPVHPLEVEAKFGVITLAKSLSLDVLLSWIRHSAKRIWLERIIDNIPDELILIDPRPETFGRIHFANKAKRERFEQGKPLLYDYCWRRFERQNEGDRPCERCISRNTLKEKHSVRTFWDYTDWQGRKESVDLHAVPISDRTGEIRGIIETCRDRTQLHIAQQYIQRIEAAHAWNARLDLFLEGFQELGYPQARFYRRINKNGRDVFQGIRQVGMQIPFDITRFEIDAETDMPTQILLNERFPVLFVIKPNTGYVWEASKVYAHLYRVDERLVPYNDIFKKKRWVEIPVTANGELFAKVSADPVYNTRYISNYELEVLSYYASWAGQALANVERQEKLRLTSETNELIIQINQQISKRPVHRGWLFRSLERVCDVLHASSCSIFLLEGEGANRRLVRKSNFVRDRYGRNVEKKIGPESYKIGQFLVGNVFKSGRNLIENNLIGLAERCRSHSPKQMNLAAYDEFCRHIGEPVRNALFVVLRSEGRKIGVIRVINKKQSDIYGNRDFTADDLKALEALAGQIALAYDTFNMVKNLRESQRLKEFIAAEYAHTMKNLLQPIVTLSGLLERDPGDKELWELMANEIARMKTTINTMLNLAQAESAELQIKKTAVSPADLLHRVVKPYIILAADKNMEIRLSISQNLPILEMDEMLIYDAVANLLDNAVKYGDPDKPILLSARLSRFFLLISVADYGPQIPKEERQLIFEKYYTGKGFADTIKQIGLGLTYVKTVAEAHGGKVYVDPHFKQGAKIVMKLPLQKAEEVE
- a CDS encoding sugar isomerase; this translates as MCCGCHASGINRREFLGVGALGLAGAALSFADSQPVAAWDPEKPMLRTGKPLTVQPMLAYEIPQRRPQTSWRNWGGIQTEEQVAAEMIRIDRELKEMQKKADFALIVKPVVKVKSAEQAAQIVSAGGFDVPLVYAAGGWTNILETCCTDKTDNLIFLRHRSGPVYLWYEILHNRFLRKGGDGFDLDQFRYPGGMTVDDVVVDDYNELLIKLRAIYSVHNFLGRRIVALGGASGWCNDDAPQIAREKFKLDIVTVGYDDLAVRIKKARADRSRLQAAEYAAAQYLALPETELNTDRTFVVNAFLLLDVIKGYLEEYQAKVFTIMDCMSAVMPISETTACLTLSLLNDEGLLAFCESDFNAVPAGILLHYIAGKPVFFNDPTFPHHGMVTCAHCTAPRRMDGLRYARAKVVTHFESDYGAAPKVELPLGTPVTMVCPDGAQKKWIGFTGSVIDNPFLDICRSQFDIKIDGDWKKLLRDHRGFHWLMAVGDYSQELTFACRKIGVAWENVSQPTV